GCGCTCGATTCCGGGAATGCCCTGCCACATGCGCAGGCGCGGCCAGTAGCGCGGACTGGGATGGGTGTTGAGCACCGGTGGCGTGAGCGTGGTGACGCCGAAGGTCTCGGGAGAGGGAACAGCGGCAGAGGTGGTCGCGGGCTTGGTTGGAGCAGGGGCCTTCTTCTCCGGTTCTTTCTTCTTTGGTGAGATGGCGGTGGATTGGTTCACCAACACGCGCAGGCGCGTGGTCTCGGAGGGCTTGGCTGCGGCGACATCCTTTTCGGTGAAGACGGCCATCAGGATCTGTTTTGCCTCAGTGCGCTCGAAGTCATAGATGATGCGAATCACGCCGTCCTTGTCCTGCACGCCATCAGGGTAGGATACACCCTTGCGCTCATCGAGCATGAGACCGCCCGTCCAGGTGATGCCGTCATCATCACTGAGAAACGCGGCGAGGTGTGAGCGCGTTTTCATGTCGGGTGGGTTGTGCCGTACGAGGAGCAGTTTCCCCGAGTTCAGTCGGCGGATGAAGAAGCGCGAATTCACATGCGGGATCTTTGAGGGTGCTCCCGGAGTCCAGGTTTTGCCGCCGTCCGTGGAGGTGCTCTCCGCGATGCCGAGCTTCGTGCGGATGAGCATCCAGAGGCTGCCGTCCTTGCGCTCCACGACCATGTGCTCGTCGAAGATATTTTCCGGAGCGCGTGTCTTGCCGAGGAAGGCGAAGGTGTGGCCCTTGTTTCGTGAAATCACCACCTGTGCGCCGCTTTCCTCCGGAAGGTTGTGGCGATGCTCTTCGCGGGTGCGCTTGTCTGCGGTCATGGCCCACATGGAGATGGGCAGGAGCCACTCGCCGTTGCTGCGCACGGTGGGCTTGTTCATCATGATGCCGTTGCACAGACGCTGCGGCTCGGACCATTCAGGACTCTCGTCACCGGAGTTCTCGGTGACCATGGCCCACGTGCCGGAGCGCCCGTCCCACCAGTGGCTGGATTGTGCCCAGAAGAGCCAGAGCCGTCCTTGCGGATCCTGCCACAGGGCAGGGTCATAGGCTCGTACATCGCCGGGAGGATCGATGACCAGTTTGGGGCCTGACCACGTCTTGCCGTCATCGCTGCTGGTCACGAGCACCACGTAGTTGCCCTTGCCTTCCCCAGGCTCATCAGGTCCGCCTGCGTACCACAGAGCCCACAGGCGTCCATTGGTGGAGCGCTCCATGCCGGGAATGCCCTGGAAGATGCGGGTGTGGTCCCCATACTCCGGTCCCGGGGAAAAGTTTACTTTCACTGGCGTGAGGGCATCGTGAGGATCTGCGGCGGAAGCCAGGGAAGCGCAGCTCAACAGCGCAAACGCGCAGGCGGCGAGTTTATTCATGAAGGCGTGAGTATTCATGATGAGGTGTATCAGTCGTGAATGGGAGTGTCAGTCCGGGGACGTGGCCGGATCGATGGGACGGGTGGGATCAATCTTGAACCAGCAGAGGAAAGCCACCACGTAGAGCGCGGCGAAGCTGTAGAAGTTCACGTGGTAGCCGTGCAGCAGTGCCGCCTGCGTTTGCTCTACGGTGAGGGCCTTTACCGTGACTCCCAGCGAAGCCGCCCGGTCCATGACCGCATGCTCCAGCACGGAGCCAGTGAGCCACCCTGCGAGCGCTCCTGCGAGACCGGCGCCCATGTTCATGAAGGCGCCGATGGTTCCAGCGAAGCTTCCGCCGATATCCTGGCACGTGGCCCATGCACTGGGCAGCGTGAGATCCGTGCATAGGGCGGCGAGTGATACCGCGAGGAAGAAGACGAAGGCGTTTGGCGCGATCGGGCAGATGAGGAAGCAAAGGATGCACATGCTGTGGCCCACCCAGCCGCAGAGACGCCGCGCCTTCTTCCGATCACCGGTGCGACTGATAATGGCGTCCGTGATCATGCCTCCGAAGAGACAGCCCAGGGCGCCGGCAAGCAGTGGTCCGCCCTTGTAGAGCGCACCCAGCAGGCTGGAGTTTGGCATGCCGTACTGCGTTTCCAGGAACTGCGGGAGATAGGTGATGTTGAAATACCATCCGTATGCCTGCGCGGAGTACATGAGGCACAGGGTCAGAAAGTTCCAATCCGTGACGATGCGCTTCCATGGCACGCCACTGTGGGATTCATGCACTTGGGAGCGATTGAGATGGATGTACTCCAGCTCCGCAGCATTCACTCCGGGATGCTGCTCTGGCTGGTCGCGAAACTTCCTTGCAAAGCTGATGCACCATATCACACCAACCAGACCAAAAAGGCAGAATGCGGTTCTCCAGTTGAATAACGCCGGAGTGTAGGCGGTGCCGACTACCAGGAGCGTCCAGAGGAAAGGAGTAAGCCCGCCCATGAGTTTCCCGCAAAACCACACCCTGCCCTGGCCGCGCCCGCGCTCCTGCAGGGGAAGCCAGTTATGCAGGGCCCGGGTGATGTTCGGATACGCACCGGCTTCGCCAATGCCGAAGAGGAGCCGCACCACAATCAGGAATCCAAGACCCAGAGTCACGGGGCCGAACTTCAATCCCGCTGCCGCGGTGAGCACGGTGAAGGCGGACCACCAGAGCACGATGCGCAGCAGCGCCTTGCGAGGGCCAAACATGTCGCCCATCCAGCCGGTAGGTACTTCGAAGAGTGCGTATGCGAGCGCGAAGGCGGTGAAGGCCCATTTCAGATCTGCTACACTCTGCAGGTCCAGTGCCTTCACCACGTCACCCGCGGCGGATGCCAGCGCCACGCGGTCCAGATACGTGATCATGGACAGGATGCAGACGAACCACAACACGCTGCTCCGTACACGGGAAGGTGCTGCCGCAGTGATGGCGTCTGGTGAAAGGGAGCGGGACCGGGTGGCCATGGCGCGAATCGTGCGAAGTAAATCAGCGTTTCACCCGGGAAGAGGCATCGCCCTGCATCAGCGCCTCGACCTCGGCACGGGAGACGTGGACGAAGTCGCCCTCGACCGAATGTGCCAGACACCCCGCGGCCACTGCAAAGCGAAGGGCACGGGCGGCGTCACTTGAACCAGCTCCAGATAGCACGTGGATGATGCCTGCTGCAAATGCATCGCCGGCGCCGAGACGATCCACGATGTTGGGAATCTCATGTGGCACCACGCTTCCATCATGCACGGGGGCGAAGTGGGTGGTGTCCGTGGCCACCTCATGGAGCATGCCACTCCACAGGCTGTGATTGGCAGAAACACCTTCGCGCAAGCTCATGGCGATGTGCGTGAGTTGAGGATATCGGGCGGCGAGTTTGCGGGCCACATCCACATCGGGATTCTCAGCGCCGGCATCCGCGTGAATGTTCAGCAACGCAGCGGCATCTTCGCGGCCTCCCATGAAGACAGTCACCATGGGCATGAGTTTCTGCAGAGTGCGAGCCGCGAGCTGAACCGGGGCGAGGGGAGGAGACCAGTTCCACAGCTTGCTGCGGAAGTTCACATCCAGGGAAATGCTGATGCCTCTTGAGGAGGCTTCGCGCAGTGCGGTGCGCGCAAGGTTCGCCGCATTCTCGGAGAGCGCGGGAGTGATTCCGGTGATGTGAAACCAGGTGGCGTCTGCGAAGATGGCATTCCAGTCGTAGGCCTCTGGTGGCGTGATGGCTACGGAAGCCCCTTCACGATCGTAGATGACCTGATGTGGCCGCTGATTGGCACCGGTCTCCAGGAAGAACAATCCGAGTCGGCCGTGAGGTGTGCGCAATACATGACGCGTCTCCACGCCGAACTGTCGCAGGTTCACCACACACGCATCTGCGATGGCGTGATCCGGCAGTGCTGATACGAAGGAAGCATTGCCACCCCAGTGCGCCAGGGCCGCTGCTACGGTCGCTTCCGCTCCGGCGAAGGTGCTTTGCAGCGTGCCGGGCATGGCCTGCTGGAATCGTGCGTGCCCTGGCGTGGCGAGGCGCATCATGATCTCACCCAGCGTGACGACGGTGGAGTGGCTCATGAGTTGCCTCCCCGGGTGCGATCGATGAGTTCACGAATGGCACGTGCCCGTGTGGTGATGGCATTCCAGTCGCGCTGTTCGATGAGCTGCTTCGGCGCGAGCCACGAACCGCCAATGGCGGGCACGAGGGGATCTCCCAGATAGCTGGCGGCATTGCGTTCATCAATGCCACCTAGAGGCACGAATTGTACCCCGAGGTGCGTGAACGGTGCGGCCATGCTGCGCAAGTAGGGGAGACCACCGCAGGGCTCGCA
The Roseimicrobium gellanilyticum DNA segment above includes these coding regions:
- a CDS encoding sialidase family protein, encoding MNTHAFMNKLAACAFALLSCASLASAADPHDALTPVKVNFSPGPEYGDHTRIFQGIPGMERSTNGRLWALWYAGGPDEPGEGKGNYVVLVTSSDDGKTWSGPKLVIDPPGDVRAYDPALWQDPQGRLWLFWAQSSHWWDGRSGTWAMVTENSGDESPEWSEPQRLCNGIMMNKPTVRSNGEWLLPISMWAMTADKRTREEHRHNLPEESGAQVVISRNKGHTFAFLGKTRAPENIFDEHMVVERKDGSLWMLIRTKLGIAESTSTDGGKTWTPGAPSKIPHVNSRFFIRRLNSGKLLLVRHNPPDMKTRSHLAAFLSDDDGITWTGGLMLDERKGVSYPDGVQDKDGVIRIIYDFERTEAKQILMAVFTEKDVAAAKPSETTRLRVLVNQSTAISPKKKEPEKKAPAPTKPATTSAAVPSPETFGVTTLTPPVLNTHPSPRYWPRLRMWQGIPGIERSPNGRLWATWYTGPLAEGSEGNHAVLVTSDDDGKTWTNPVAVYDASLFFSGNTGDPHLWVDPKGQLWWFVYRNMRIKDPNGIRSLWGFRMIDAESASPQFHPPVFAGFGVGLNKPTVLANGDWIRPIDNFNSKDPERTLFYVSRDQGASFTPLSKARIKDGVFSEHQVVQRKDGSLIALVRTSYGIAQTESFDNGATWVNDKPFTTERGVNTRFFFTRLKSGNWLLVVNDVPKGRSRLTAMLSEDEGKTWPHKLLLDDRQSVSYPDGTEGTNGFLYITYDCGRYTKDEQEILFARITEADIVAGKLVNEGSRLKQIINRLADHGGGVRETREPQLMEQADEAAKGKKAEKD
- a CDS encoding MFS transporter; the encoded protein is MATRSRSLSPDAITAAAPSRVRSSVLWFVCILSMITYLDRVALASAAGDVVKALDLQSVADLKWAFTAFALAYALFEVPTGWMGDMFGPRKALLRIVLWWSAFTVLTAAAGLKFGPVTLGLGFLIVVRLLFGIGEAGAYPNITRALHNWLPLQERGRGQGRVWFCGKLMGGLTPFLWTLLVVGTAYTPALFNWRTAFCLFGLVGVIWCISFARKFRDQPEQHPGVNAAELEYIHLNRSQVHESHSGVPWKRIVTDWNFLTLCLMYSAQAYGWYFNITYLPQFLETQYGMPNSSLLGALYKGGPLLAGALGCLFGGMITDAIISRTGDRKKARRLCGWVGHSMCILCFLICPIAPNAFVFFLAVSLAALCTDLTLPSAWATCQDIGGSFAGTIGAFMNMGAGLAGALAGWLTGSVLEHAVMDRAASLGVTVKALTVEQTQAALLHGYHVNFYSFAALYVVAFLCWFKIDPTRPIDPATSPD
- a CDS encoding sugar kinase, producing the protein MSHSTVVTLGEIMMRLATPGHARFQQAMPGTLQSTFAGAEATVAAALAHWGGNASFVSALPDHAIADACVVNLRQFGVETRHVLRTPHGRLGLFFLETGANQRPHQVIYDREGASVAITPPEAYDWNAIFADATWFHITGITPALSENAANLARTALREASSRGISISLDVNFRSKLWNWSPPLAPVQLAARTLQKLMPMVTVFMGGREDAAALLNIHADAGAENPDVDVARKLAARYPQLTHIAMSLREGVSANHSLWSGMLHEVATDTTHFAPVHDGSVVPHEIPNIVDRLGAGDAFAAGIIHVLSGAGSSDAARALRFAVAAGCLAHSVEGDFVHVSRAEVEALMQGDASSRVKR